The Gadus macrocephalus chromosome 13, ASM3116895v1 genome includes a window with the following:
- the LOC132470941 gene encoding protein jagged-2-like: MNTKPDDDHCACRHGYSGKNCEIVENACMSHPCARGGACHEVPSGFQCHRPAGWSGTTCAIDTDECESSPRAHSGTCMDLENDFECICSPPWSGKTCQIDVNEVCWPALSQCLLLQRSDWWISMHLLHWMGGAEL, from the coding sequence ATGAACACAAAGCCAGACGATGACCACTGCGCCTGTCGCCATGGCTACTCGGGCAAGAACTGCGAGATCGTGGAGAACGCCTGCATGTCCCACCCCTGTGCTAGAGGAGGAGCGTGCCACGAGGTTCCGTCTGGTTTCCAGTGCCACCGTCCTGCCGGCTGGTCCGGCACCACCTGTGCTATTGACACGGACGAGTGTGAGTCCAGTCCGCGTGCGCACAGTGGGACCTGCATGGACCTGGAGAACGACTTTGAGTGCATCTGTTCTCCACCCTGGAGCGGGAAGACCTGCCAGATCGATGTTAATGAAGTGTGCTGGCCAGCCCTGTCTCAATGCTTACTCTTGCAAAGATCTGATTGGTGGATATCAATGCACCTGCTTCACTGGATGGGCGGGGCTGAACTGTGA
- the LOC132471011 gene encoding homeobox expressed in ES cells 1-B-like encodes MSSAVCKLRRGEEMTTEPRVRFYRPWTEPRDQRSKGACDLLQHHHHHHQQQQFSLRSSWYLSRRPRTAFTHTQVCVLETVFQVNCYPGIQVREELAGRLQLDEDRIQIWFQNRRAKLQRSVRENDLQATLASLRVTSRDGGQARCKQEVQAHLDLKGEEQVSSFAKK; translated from the exons ATGTCGTCCGCAGTTTGTAAACTccgtagaggagaggagatgaccaCCGAACCCCGAGTCCGCTTCTACCGCCCCTGGACCG AACCACGAGACCAAAGGAGCAAAGGAGCCTGTGATCttcttcagcatcatcatcatcatcatcagcagcagcagttctCCTTGCGTTCCAGCTGGTACCTGAGCCGTAGACCACGCACTgccttcacgcacacacag gtgtgtgtgttggagacaGTGTTCCAGGTGAACTGCTACCCAGGTATCCAGGTGAGGGAGGAGCTAGCTGGGAGGCTCCAGCTTGACGAAGATCGCATCCAG atctggttccagaaccgTCGAGCTAAACTGCAGCGCTCCGTCCGGGAGAACGACCTCCAGGCGACCCTCGCAAGCCTCAGGGTCACCAGCCGGGACGGAGGTCAGGCCAGATGTAAACAGGAAGTCCAGGCTCACCTGGATCTCAAAGGAGAGGAGCAGGTTTCAAGCTTTGCCAAGAAATAA
- the LOC132470934 gene encoding G-protein coupled receptor 22-like, which yields METDAYHVNPETSGDWVGTVASLGAVVGLNGGVGRGGGGAGGGGGGGGASASTSASWHMPYPLGFQVSLTALLMVELVLGFGSNLTVLVLYCSQSDLVHSVSSLVTANLHVLDVALCVLCLPLTLVIVLLPPGPNFATLCCLHEACVTFASIATAINILVISLDRYDISVRPVNRLLTTRRALLLLAGVWLTSVAVFFIPFLEVRFFSPGGEAEGDPAGTHSTSSSSSPSSRSSNHTLLCVGGEAYHMGLGMYYHLALQVPIFFATLAGMLFTYSRILKALNIRIGSHIRTGGRFRGPDCRGRRKKPTTRGAADGGEGGERCTADGSKQLSHPPLIQSSSPTPTATSPPALSSSVSLVPPPRRGGGTRLTGGGAAAAAPGPAPLGVQASVSAIMALRRAVRRHRDRRERQRHVFKMSLVIISTYLGCWAPLTLVNVLILAAGPGDALVSARLWCLALAYGTTVSHPLLYAFTRQTLRRALRAKVKKRVVSLLQVDPSPGGTVIHNSWVENKKSGRQVRLEASEATDRCLAEV from the coding sequence ATGGAGACCGACGCATACCACGTGAACCCCGAAACCAGTGGTGACTGGGTGGGGACGGTGGCCAGCCTGGGAGCGGTGGTGGGCCTTAATGGGGGtgtgggacgaggaggaggaggggcagggggaggaggagggggagggggggcctcGGCCAGCACCTCGGCCTCCTGGCACATGCCCTACCCGCTGGGCTTCCAGGTGTCCCTGACGGCGCTGCTGATGGTCGAGCTGGTGCTGGGCTTCGGCAGCAACCTGACGGTGCTGGTGCTGTACTGCTCCCAGTCCGACCTGGTGCACTCCGTCAGCAGCCTGGTGACGGCCAACCTGCACGTGCTGGACGTGGCGCTGTGCGTGCTGTGCCTGCCCCTCACCCTGgtcatcgtcctcctccccccgggGCCCAACTTCGCCACGCTCTGCTGCCTCCACGAGGCGTGCGTCACCTTCGCCAGCATCGCCACCGCCATCAACATCCTGGTCATCAGCCTGGACCGCTACGACATCTCGGTGCGGCCCGTCAACCGGCTGCTGACCACGCGCcgggcgctgctgctgctggccggcgTCTGGCTGACCTCCGTGGCCGTGTTCTTCATCCCCTTCCTGGAGGTGCGGTTCTTCAGCCCGGGAGGGGAGGCGGAGGGCGACCCGGCGGGGACACACTcgacgtcgtcgtcgtcctcgccGTCTTCTCGGTCTTCTAACCACACGctgctgtgtgtggggggagaggcCTACCACATGGGCCTCGGGATGTACTACCACCTGGCGCTGCAGGTGCCCATCTTCTTCGCCACGCTGGCGGGGATGCTGTTCACCTACTCCCGCATCCTGAAGGCCCTGAACATCCGCATCGGCTCCCACATCAGGACGGGCGGCCGCTTCCGGGGCCCCGACTGCAGGGGCCGGCGTAAGAAGCCGACGACGAGAGGAGCGGCGGACGGCGGCGAGGGGGGGGAGCGGTGCACCGCCGACGGCTCAAAGCAGCTCAGCCACCCCCCCCTCATCCAGTCCTCCTCCCCCACGCCGACGGCCACCTCCCCGCCCGCGCTGTCCTCCTCCGTCAgtctggtgccccccccccgccggggggggggcaccagactgacgggggggggagctgccgccgccgcccctggccccgcccccctcggcGTCCAGGCCTCGGTGTCCGCCATCATGGCCCTGCGGCGGGCGGTGAGGCGCCACAGGGACCGGCGGGAGCGCCAGCGCCATGTCTtcaagatgtccctggtcatcATCAGCACCTACCTGGGCTGCTGGGCGCCGCTGACGCTCGTCAACGTGCTGATCCTGGCGGCGGGGCCCGGCGACGCCCTGGTCAGCGCGCGGCTGTGGTGCCTGGCGCTGGCCTACGGCACCACCGTCTCCCACCCGCTGCTGTACGCCTTCACCCGGCAGACCCTGCGGCGGGCGCTGCGGGCCAAGGTGAAGAAGAGGGTGGTGTCCCTGCTGCAGGTGGACCCGTCGCCGGGCGGCACCGTCATCCACAACTCCTGGGTGGAGAACAAGAAGAGCGGGAGGCAGGTGCGCCTGGAGGCCAGCGAGGCCACCGACCGCTGCCTGGCGGAGGTGTGA